The following is a genomic window from Pseudomonadota bacterium.
CCCAATGACAGATTTGGGTTAAGATAAGACATGCTTACGATCGGTAACCTTGCACTATCATTCCCCTGCATGCTTGCCCCTATGGCAGGGGTGAGTGACCTGCCTTTCCGCCTTATTACCCGTGCCTTTGGTGCTCCCCTCGCTTTTACGGAAATGATTGATGTAAACTCTTTGAGCCATAAGGACAAGAGGACACTCCACATGCTCTCCTCAACCCCTGATGACCGGCCTCTGGGCATTCAGTTGCTGGGTAACGACAGAGAACATATTTTGAAGGCCCTTGATGTCCTTGGTGGATATGGGTTTGACCTTCTCGATTTTAACGCTGCATGCCCTGCGGCCAAGGTTGTAAAGAAAGGAAAAGGGGCAGCGCTCCTCAGAGAACCACGCAAAATGAGAGAACTCCTCAAGGTGATGGTTGACCATTCAAAAGTCCCTGTGACTGTAAAGATCAGGACAGGATGGGACGCCGATTCGGTGAACGCACGGGAAGTTGCTCTCTATGCTGAAGATGCCGGCATCAGTGCACTATTTATCCATGGGAGAACAAAGACCCAGGGGTATAGCGGAACAGTAGATTACCGTGTGATAAAAGAGGTAAAAGATGCCTTGAAAATACCTGTCATTGCCAGCGGCGATAACATATCAGTGCCGTTTATTATAAAGATGTTTGACGAGACCGGCTGCGATGGTGTTGCCGTTGCCCGTGGTTCTCTTGGAAATCCCTGGATATTCAGGGAAATAATCCGATTCTTTCAGGATGGCGCGTATTGCGAAATGCCGGATATACAAGAGCGTATAGCTGTGATGAAGACCCATCTGAACCTGTCTGTTCAACATTGGGGAGAAAAAAGGGGTGTGGCAAGCTTTCACAAATTCTTTATCTGGTACACGAGGGGGCTCCGTGGCATGAAACTGCTCCGTGACAGGACCATCAGATTGCACAGGGCGGATGAACTCCTTGAGGCCGTTGAATCACTAAGAGCTTACGTTGAAAAAGATTAGAATCCGCTGTTTATTTTTCCTGCAGTTCTGCTTTAATCCTTTCCATCATATCCTTAAAATAAAGCTTTTTCTTCTTGAGGAGCTTTACCTCCAGTTCCTCATCCTCCATCAGATAAGGTTTCGCCTGAAGCATCTGCAATTTCTCATCAAGTGATTTGTGCAGAATCCGTGCTTCGTTGTACATTTCCTCTTTGCTTTTGTTTTCATCCATTGTCACAACCTCCTATTTTTTACTGTTTAACGCTTACCCTTCTCCCTGGCAATTTGAGCGGACAATTCCCGCCCGTTTTTTGGAGGAACATATAGGGCAGATTTACGGAACATGGTTCTCGAACCGGCAGGGCAGACAGAGCTGCACACACCGCAACCGATGCAGGCAGTTTCATTGACCACCGGCACATCTTTACTATCCCCCTGGTTGCACAGAGTGATGGTATGGACGGGGCATCTGTCGGCACAGATACCACAGCTTGTGCACTGGTCCAAATCCATGACCGGCACAAAGTTGCTCGGGTGGACGTTACCCAACCTGTTATTGCCCGTTGCAACGACAGGAC
Proteins encoded in this region:
- the dusB gene encoding tRNA dihydrouridine synthase DusB codes for the protein MLTIGNLALSFPCMLAPMAGVSDLPFRLITRAFGAPLAFTEMIDVNSLSHKDKRTLHMLSSTPDDRPLGIQLLGNDREHILKALDVLGGYGFDLLDFNAACPAAKVVKKGKGAALLREPRKMRELLKVMVDHSKVPVTVKIRTGWDADSVNAREVALYAEDAGISALFIHGRTKTQGYSGTVDYRVIKEVKDALKIPVIASGDNISVPFIIKMFDETGCDGVAVARGSLGNPWIFREIIRFFQDGAYCEMPDIQERIAVMKTHLNLSVQHWGEKRGVASFHKFFIWYTRGLRGMKLLRDRTIRLHRADELLEAVESLRAYVEKD
- a CDS encoding DUF465 domain-containing protein; amino-acid sequence: MDENKSKEEMYNEARILHKSLDEKLQMLQAKPYLMEDEELEVKLLKKKKLYFKDMMERIKAELQEK